The following coding sequences lie in one Zingiber officinale cultivar Zhangliang chromosome 2B, Zo_v1.1, whole genome shotgun sequence genomic window:
- the LOC122046591 gene encoding receptor-like serine/threonine-protein kinase SD1-7 isoform X2 has translation MARMQLFLLHFLEIVVAETFFLLGRSSPGNTMMGSLIKNQTLISAGSVFQLGFFSPVNDSATAYIRIWYYNHPPTENKIVVWVANRNRSVNTSMASLNLTSDGNLILFEEGTKVWSTGTSAELNSARLQLLDSGNLALTAGNSNRILWQSFDHEGDTFLPGMKLGFDFRTNTPWQIVSWMSATDPSPGKYILRMETFNVPDFFMVNVNENESVKLFRTGPWNGQWFVGLPMLGNSIAMYVNFAYVSNQNETYFIAEYQTRSPGLLRLEVDANGNTQLLIFGGGEWNNSLLWLLDDDCDNYNRCGRNSVCTMGYVSISCRCLEGFENKSVDECARKEPLSCSSNQFSKEPNMKLPDTENATSRGNISLDKCKKLCLDDCFCVAYAVINGPFGCITWHGELLDLRNFTDGGDDLYIRLPGSSTSKNWKKLVWVIIISMLLGIFLLCGVGVLLRRRRNRALRFPNVEKGSISALDVLSSYDLHTIKVATNDFSEENKLGEGGFGVVYKGELDDGQKIAVKKLSRYSSQGSCIEGDERLMILEYMENKSLDTFIYDKAKSSLLNWQRRVDIIIGIARGLLYLHQDSRLRVIHRDLKPSNILLDKDMNPKISDFGIARIFEGDNALEDATTRPIGTFGYMAPEYLSHGVFSFKSDVFSFGMIVLEIISGKKNKVFSQTSQSATNLNLVGYVNKLWKEGRSLEILDDALNQSYPAEEVLRCIQMSLLCVQDNSNYRPTMTEVMAMLISEEQLFTPVMQPAITSTSSEGGFTANEMSFTLVGQ, from the exons GAAATACAATGATGGGCTCACTTATTAAGAACCAGACATTGATCTCGGCGGGGAGTGTGTTCCAACTCGGCTTCTTCAGTCCAGTTAACGATTCTGCTACTGCATACATAAGAATTTGGTACTACAATCACCCACCAACAGAAAACAAAATAGTAGTATGGGTCGCCAATAGGAACAGATCTGTCAACACATCCATGGCATCGTTGAACCTCACTTCCGACGGAAATCTCATCTTATTTGAGGAAGGAACAAAGGTTTGGTCGACGGGAACATCCGCAGAACTCAATTCCGCACGCTTGCAGCTTTTAGACTCAGGAAACCTCGCGCTGACTGCCGGCAACTCTAACAGAATTCTATGGCAGAGCTTCGACCATGAGGGTGACACTTTTCTCCCTGGCATGAAGCTGGGATTCGACTTCCGGACCAACACTCCGTGGCAGATCGTGTCATGGATGAGTGCCACGGACCCTTCTCCGGGCAAGTACATCCTCAGGATGGAGACGTTTAATGTTCCGGATTTTTTCATGGTGAATGTGAATGAGAATGAATCCGTCAAACTCTTCCGCACTGGGCCATGGAACGGGCAATGGTTCGTCGGCCTTCCAATGCTGGGGAACAGCATCGCGATGTACGTAAACTTCGCTTACGTGTCCAACCAGAATGAGACCTACTTCATCGCTGAATATCAGACTCGATCTCCAGGGCTATTGCGGCTGGAAGTGGACGCCAACGGAAATACCCAGCTTTTGATTTTTGGTGGGGGAGAGTGGAATAATTCTTTGTTATGGCTTCTGGACGACGACTGCGATAACTACAATCGTTGTGGCCGCAACAGTGTTTGCACCATGGGCTACGTCTCAATCTCCTGTCGTTGCTTGGAAGGGTTTGAGAACAAAAGCGTCGACGAGTGCGCGAGGAAGGAACCCTTAAGTTGCTCGTCGAACCAGTTTTCGAAGGAGCCGAACATGAAACTGCCCGACACTGAGAATGCAACCTCACGAGGCAACATTAGTCTGGATAAGTGCAAGAAATTGTGCTTGGACGATTGCTTCTGCGTCGCGTATGCGGTGATCAATGGGCCTTTTGGGTGCATAACTTGGCACGGTGAGCTGTTGGATCTCAGAAATTTTACCGACGGAGGAGACGATTTGTACATTCGGCTTCCAG GATCATCAACGTCAAAAAATTGGAAGAAGCTCGTGTGGGTCATAATCATTTCGATGTTGCTGGGAATTTTTTTGCTGTGCGGTGTAGGTGTACTCCTTAGGAGGAGAAGAAACAGAGCATTGCGATTTCCAAATGTGGAGAAAG GTTCGATTAGCGCATTGGATGTACTTTCTTCATATGATTTGCATACTATAAAAGTTGCAACAAATGATTTTTCTGAAGAAAACAAACTCGGGGAAGGGGGATTTGGTGTTGTTTATAAG GGTGAATTGGATGATGGACAGAAGATTGCTGTCAAAAAATTATCAAGATACTCCTCACAAG GCTCCTGTATTGAAGGAGATGAGCGACTTATGATACTCGAATACATGGAAAATAAGAGCCTTGATACTTTTATTTATG ATAAAGCTAAAAGTTCATTACTAAATTGGCAAAGACGTGTCGATATTATAATTGGGATTGCTAGAGGACTTCTATACTTGCATCAAGACTCTAGATTGAGAGTCATTCACCGTGATCTTAAGCCGAGTAATATTCTCCTTGACAAGGATATGAATCCAAAGATTTCAGATTTTGGCATTGCAAGGATATTTGAAGGAGACAATGCTCTTGAGGATGCAACAACGAGACCGATCGGAACATT TGGTTACATGGCGCCTGAGTACTTATCACATGGagttttttcattcaagtcagaTGTATTTAGTTTTGGTATGATAGTACTAGAAATTATAAGTGGAAAGAAGAATAAAGtgtttagtcaaactagtcaaagtGCTACCAACTTAAATCTTGTAGGATAT GTGAATAAACTTTGGAAGGAAGGAAGATCTTTAGAAATTCTTGATGATGCATTAAATCAATCATATCCAGCAGAAGAAGTTTTACGTTGTATCCAAATGAGTCTTCTATGTGTACAAGATAATAGTAACTACAGGCCAACAATGACAGAAGTGATGGCGATGTTAATAAGCGAGGAGCAACTCTTTACTCCAGTTATGCAACCTGCTATAACGTCAACTAGCAGCGAAGGTGGTTTCACTGCCAATGAAATGAGCTTCACACTTGTAGGTCAATGA
- the LOC122046591 gene encoding receptor-like serine/threonine-protein kinase SD1-7 isoform X1, giving the protein MARMQLFLLHFLEIVVAETFFLLGRSSPGNTMMGSLIKNQTLISAGSVFQLGFFSPVNDSATAYIRIWYYNHPPTENKIVVWVANRNRSVNTSMASLNLTSDGNLILFEEGTKVWSTGTSAELNSARLQLLDSGNLALTAGNSNRILWQSFDHEGDTFLPGMKLGFDFRTNTPWQIVSWMSATDPSPGKYILRMETFNVPDFFMVNVNENESVKLFRTGPWNGQWFVGLPMLGNSIAMYVNFAYVSNQNETYFIAEYQTRSPGLLRLEVDANGNTQLLIFGGGEWNNSLLWLLDDDCDNYNRCGRNSVCTMGYVSISCRCLEGFENKSVDECARKEPLSCSSNQFSKEPNMKLPDTENATSRGNISLDKCKKLCLDDCFCVAYAVINGPFGCITWHGELLDLRNFTDGGDDLYIRLPGSSTSKNWKKLVWVIIISMLLGIFLLCGVGVLLRRRRNRALRFPNVEKGSISALDVLSSYDLHTIKVATNDFSEENKLGEGGFGVVYKGELDDGQKIAVKKLSRYSSQGPNEFQNELSVIAKLQHRNLVRLLGSCIEGDERLMILEYMENKSLDTFIYDKAKSSLLNWQRRVDIIIGIARGLLYLHQDSRLRVIHRDLKPSNILLDKDMNPKISDFGIARIFEGDNALEDATTRPIGTFGYMAPEYLSHGVFSFKSDVFSFGMIVLEIISGKKNKVFSQTSQSATNLNLVGYVNKLWKEGRSLEILDDALNQSYPAEEVLRCIQMSLLCVQDNSNYRPTMTEVMAMLISEEQLFTPVMQPAITSTSSEGGFTANEMSFTLVGQ; this is encoded by the exons GAAATACAATGATGGGCTCACTTATTAAGAACCAGACATTGATCTCGGCGGGGAGTGTGTTCCAACTCGGCTTCTTCAGTCCAGTTAACGATTCTGCTACTGCATACATAAGAATTTGGTACTACAATCACCCACCAACAGAAAACAAAATAGTAGTATGGGTCGCCAATAGGAACAGATCTGTCAACACATCCATGGCATCGTTGAACCTCACTTCCGACGGAAATCTCATCTTATTTGAGGAAGGAACAAAGGTTTGGTCGACGGGAACATCCGCAGAACTCAATTCCGCACGCTTGCAGCTTTTAGACTCAGGAAACCTCGCGCTGACTGCCGGCAACTCTAACAGAATTCTATGGCAGAGCTTCGACCATGAGGGTGACACTTTTCTCCCTGGCATGAAGCTGGGATTCGACTTCCGGACCAACACTCCGTGGCAGATCGTGTCATGGATGAGTGCCACGGACCCTTCTCCGGGCAAGTACATCCTCAGGATGGAGACGTTTAATGTTCCGGATTTTTTCATGGTGAATGTGAATGAGAATGAATCCGTCAAACTCTTCCGCACTGGGCCATGGAACGGGCAATGGTTCGTCGGCCTTCCAATGCTGGGGAACAGCATCGCGATGTACGTAAACTTCGCTTACGTGTCCAACCAGAATGAGACCTACTTCATCGCTGAATATCAGACTCGATCTCCAGGGCTATTGCGGCTGGAAGTGGACGCCAACGGAAATACCCAGCTTTTGATTTTTGGTGGGGGAGAGTGGAATAATTCTTTGTTATGGCTTCTGGACGACGACTGCGATAACTACAATCGTTGTGGCCGCAACAGTGTTTGCACCATGGGCTACGTCTCAATCTCCTGTCGTTGCTTGGAAGGGTTTGAGAACAAAAGCGTCGACGAGTGCGCGAGGAAGGAACCCTTAAGTTGCTCGTCGAACCAGTTTTCGAAGGAGCCGAACATGAAACTGCCCGACACTGAGAATGCAACCTCACGAGGCAACATTAGTCTGGATAAGTGCAAGAAATTGTGCTTGGACGATTGCTTCTGCGTCGCGTATGCGGTGATCAATGGGCCTTTTGGGTGCATAACTTGGCACGGTGAGCTGTTGGATCTCAGAAATTTTACCGACGGAGGAGACGATTTGTACATTCGGCTTCCAG GATCATCAACGTCAAAAAATTGGAAGAAGCTCGTGTGGGTCATAATCATTTCGATGTTGCTGGGAATTTTTTTGCTGTGCGGTGTAGGTGTACTCCTTAGGAGGAGAAGAAACAGAGCATTGCGATTTCCAAATGTGGAGAAAG GTTCGATTAGCGCATTGGATGTACTTTCTTCATATGATTTGCATACTATAAAAGTTGCAACAAATGATTTTTCTGAAGAAAACAAACTCGGGGAAGGGGGATTTGGTGTTGTTTATAAG GGTGAATTGGATGATGGACAGAAGATTGCTGTCAAAAAATTATCAAGATACTCCTCACAAGGTCCAAATGAGTTTCAGAATGAACTTTCCGTGATAGCTAAGTTACAACATAGAAACCTTGTTCGTCTTTTAGGCTCCTGTATTGAAGGAGATGAGCGACTTATGATACTCGAATACATGGAAAATAAGAGCCTTGATACTTTTATTTATG ATAAAGCTAAAAGTTCATTACTAAATTGGCAAAGACGTGTCGATATTATAATTGGGATTGCTAGAGGACTTCTATACTTGCATCAAGACTCTAGATTGAGAGTCATTCACCGTGATCTTAAGCCGAGTAATATTCTCCTTGACAAGGATATGAATCCAAAGATTTCAGATTTTGGCATTGCAAGGATATTTGAAGGAGACAATGCTCTTGAGGATGCAACAACGAGACCGATCGGAACATT TGGTTACATGGCGCCTGAGTACTTATCACATGGagttttttcattcaagtcagaTGTATTTAGTTTTGGTATGATAGTACTAGAAATTATAAGTGGAAAGAAGAATAAAGtgtttagtcaaactagtcaaagtGCTACCAACTTAAATCTTGTAGGATAT GTGAATAAACTTTGGAAGGAAGGAAGATCTTTAGAAATTCTTGATGATGCATTAAATCAATCATATCCAGCAGAAGAAGTTTTACGTTGTATCCAAATGAGTCTTCTATGTGTACAAGATAATAGTAACTACAGGCCAACAATGACAGAAGTGATGGCGATGTTAATAAGCGAGGAGCAACTCTTTACTCCAGTTATGCAACCTGCTATAACGTCAACTAGCAGCGAAGGTGGTTTCACTGCCAATGAAATGAGCTTCACACTTGTAGGTCAATGA
- the LOC122046591 gene encoding receptor-like serine/threonine-protein kinase SD1-7 isoform X3 yields the protein MMGSLIKNQTLISAGSVFQLGFFSPVNDSATAYIRIWYYNHPPTENKIVVWVANRNRSVNTSMASLNLTSDGNLILFEEGTKVWSTGTSAELNSARLQLLDSGNLALTAGNSNRILWQSFDHEGDTFLPGMKLGFDFRTNTPWQIVSWMSATDPSPGKYILRMETFNVPDFFMVNVNENESVKLFRTGPWNGQWFVGLPMLGNSIAMYVNFAYVSNQNETYFIAEYQTRSPGLLRLEVDANGNTQLLIFGGGEWNNSLLWLLDDDCDNYNRCGRNSVCTMGYVSISCRCLEGFENKSVDECARKEPLSCSSNQFSKEPNMKLPDTENATSRGNISLDKCKKLCLDDCFCVAYAVINGPFGCITWHGELLDLRNFTDGGDDLYIRLPGSSTSKNWKKLVWVIIISMLLGIFLLCGVGVLLRRRRNRALRFPNVEKGSISALDVLSSYDLHTIKVATNDFSEENKLGEGGFGVVYKGELDDGQKIAVKKLSRYSSQGPNEFQNELSVIAKLQHRNLVRLLGSCIEGDERLMILEYMENKSLDTFIYDKAKSSLLNWQRRVDIIIGIARGLLYLHQDSRLRVIHRDLKPSNILLDKDMNPKISDFGIARIFEGDNALEDATTRPIGTFGYMAPEYLSHGVFSFKSDVFSFGMIVLEIISGKKNKVFSQTSQSATNLNLVGYVNKLWKEGRSLEILDDALNQSYPAEEVLRCIQMSLLCVQDNSNYRPTMTEVMAMLISEEQLFTPVMQPAITSTSSEGGFTANEMSFTLVGQ from the exons ATGATGGGCTCACTTATTAAGAACCAGACATTGATCTCGGCGGGGAGTGTGTTCCAACTCGGCTTCTTCAGTCCAGTTAACGATTCTGCTACTGCATACATAAGAATTTGGTACTACAATCACCCACCAACAGAAAACAAAATAGTAGTATGGGTCGCCAATAGGAACAGATCTGTCAACACATCCATGGCATCGTTGAACCTCACTTCCGACGGAAATCTCATCTTATTTGAGGAAGGAACAAAGGTTTGGTCGACGGGAACATCCGCAGAACTCAATTCCGCACGCTTGCAGCTTTTAGACTCAGGAAACCTCGCGCTGACTGCCGGCAACTCTAACAGAATTCTATGGCAGAGCTTCGACCATGAGGGTGACACTTTTCTCCCTGGCATGAAGCTGGGATTCGACTTCCGGACCAACACTCCGTGGCAGATCGTGTCATGGATGAGTGCCACGGACCCTTCTCCGGGCAAGTACATCCTCAGGATGGAGACGTTTAATGTTCCGGATTTTTTCATGGTGAATGTGAATGAGAATGAATCCGTCAAACTCTTCCGCACTGGGCCATGGAACGGGCAATGGTTCGTCGGCCTTCCAATGCTGGGGAACAGCATCGCGATGTACGTAAACTTCGCTTACGTGTCCAACCAGAATGAGACCTACTTCATCGCTGAATATCAGACTCGATCTCCAGGGCTATTGCGGCTGGAAGTGGACGCCAACGGAAATACCCAGCTTTTGATTTTTGGTGGGGGAGAGTGGAATAATTCTTTGTTATGGCTTCTGGACGACGACTGCGATAACTACAATCGTTGTGGCCGCAACAGTGTTTGCACCATGGGCTACGTCTCAATCTCCTGTCGTTGCTTGGAAGGGTTTGAGAACAAAAGCGTCGACGAGTGCGCGAGGAAGGAACCCTTAAGTTGCTCGTCGAACCAGTTTTCGAAGGAGCCGAACATGAAACTGCCCGACACTGAGAATGCAACCTCACGAGGCAACATTAGTCTGGATAAGTGCAAGAAATTGTGCTTGGACGATTGCTTCTGCGTCGCGTATGCGGTGATCAATGGGCCTTTTGGGTGCATAACTTGGCACGGTGAGCTGTTGGATCTCAGAAATTTTACCGACGGAGGAGACGATTTGTACATTCGGCTTCCAG GATCATCAACGTCAAAAAATTGGAAGAAGCTCGTGTGGGTCATAATCATTTCGATGTTGCTGGGAATTTTTTTGCTGTGCGGTGTAGGTGTACTCCTTAGGAGGAGAAGAAACAGAGCATTGCGATTTCCAAATGTGGAGAAAG GTTCGATTAGCGCATTGGATGTACTTTCTTCATATGATTTGCATACTATAAAAGTTGCAACAAATGATTTTTCTGAAGAAAACAAACTCGGGGAAGGGGGATTTGGTGTTGTTTATAAG GGTGAATTGGATGATGGACAGAAGATTGCTGTCAAAAAATTATCAAGATACTCCTCACAAGGTCCAAATGAGTTTCAGAATGAACTTTCCGTGATAGCTAAGTTACAACATAGAAACCTTGTTCGTCTTTTAGGCTCCTGTATTGAAGGAGATGAGCGACTTATGATACTCGAATACATGGAAAATAAGAGCCTTGATACTTTTATTTATG ATAAAGCTAAAAGTTCATTACTAAATTGGCAAAGACGTGTCGATATTATAATTGGGATTGCTAGAGGACTTCTATACTTGCATCAAGACTCTAGATTGAGAGTCATTCACCGTGATCTTAAGCCGAGTAATATTCTCCTTGACAAGGATATGAATCCAAAGATTTCAGATTTTGGCATTGCAAGGATATTTGAAGGAGACAATGCTCTTGAGGATGCAACAACGAGACCGATCGGAACATT TGGTTACATGGCGCCTGAGTACTTATCACATGGagttttttcattcaagtcagaTGTATTTAGTTTTGGTATGATAGTACTAGAAATTATAAGTGGAAAGAAGAATAAAGtgtttagtcaaactagtcaaagtGCTACCAACTTAAATCTTGTAGGATAT GTGAATAAACTTTGGAAGGAAGGAAGATCTTTAGAAATTCTTGATGATGCATTAAATCAATCATATCCAGCAGAAGAAGTTTTACGTTGTATCCAAATGAGTCTTCTATGTGTACAAGATAATAGTAACTACAGGCCAACAATGACAGAAGTGATGGCGATGTTAATAAGCGAGGAGCAACTCTTTACTCCAGTTATGCAACCTGCTATAACGTCAACTAGCAGCGAAGGTGGTTTCACTGCCAATGAAATGAGCTTCACACTTGTAGGTCAATGA